A region from the uncultured Macellibacteroides sp. genome encodes:
- a CDS encoding 2-isopropylmalate synthase, which produces MSDKLFIFDTTLRDGEQVPGCQLNTLEKIQVAKALEELGVDIIEAGFPVSSPGDFKSVVEISKAVTWPTICALTRAVEKDIEVAAEALKFAKRGRIHTGIGTSDYHIRYKFNSNQDDILERAKACVKYAKRFVEDVEFYAEDAGRTDNAYLARVVEAVIKAGATVVNIPDTTGYCLPDEYGAKIRYLMEHVDGIHNAVISTHCHNDLGMATANTVQGVMNGARQVEVTINGIGERAGNTALEEIAMIFKSHKETGIVTNINSTKIYSTSRMVSSLMNMPVQPNKAIVGRNAFAHSSGIHQDGVLKNRESYEIIDPKDVGIDDNAIVLTARSGRAALKHRLNLLGVDLEQEKLDKVYEEFLKLADRKKDINDDDVLMLAGKDRVAMHRIKLEYLQVTSGVGVQAVASVCLNIAGEKFEAAASGNGPVDAAIKAVKSIIHRTMTIQEFLIQAINKGSDDVGKVHMQVEYDGNNYYGFSANTDIIAASVEAFIDAINKFVK; this is translated from the coding sequence ATGTCAGACAAATTGTTTATTTTCGACACCACATTACGAGATGGTGAACAGGTTCCTGGCTGCCAGTTGAACACACTTGAAAAGATTCAGGTTGCCAAGGCATTGGAGGAATTGGGCGTAGATATTATTGAAGCCGGATTTCCAGTGTCGAGTCCCGGTGATTTTAAAAGCGTGGTTGAAATATCCAAAGCGGTTACCTGGCCAACCATTTGTGCGCTTACCCGCGCTGTGGAAAAAGACATTGAAGTGGCTGCCGAAGCATTGAAATTTGCCAAACGCGGACGTATTCATACCGGAATAGGCACTTCCGATTATCATATTCGCTATAAGTTCAACTCTAATCAGGATGATATTCTTGAACGCGCTAAGGCTTGTGTAAAATACGCTAAACGTTTTGTGGAAGACGTGGAGTTTTATGCCGAAGATGCCGGCCGTACGGATAATGCGTATCTGGCAAGGGTGGTGGAAGCGGTTATCAAAGCCGGAGCAACGGTTGTAAATATTCCGGATACAACCGGATATTGTCTTCCCGATGAATATGGCGCAAAGATTCGTTACCTGATGGAACATGTGGATGGTATTCATAATGCGGTTATTTCTACACACTGTCACAACGACTTGGGAATGGCTACCGCGAATACAGTTCAGGGAGTAATGAACGGCGCGCGTCAGGTGGAAGTCACCATTAATGGCATTGGCGAACGGGCTGGAAATACGGCTTTGGAAGAGATTGCCATGATTTTTAAAAGCCATAAGGAGACAGGGATTGTTACTAATATAAACAGTACGAAAATATATTCGACCAGCCGGATGGTTTCCAGCTTGATGAATATGCCTGTTCAGCCAAATAAGGCTATCGTGGGGCGAAATGCATTTGCACACTCTTCCGGAATACATCAGGATGGAGTTTTAAAGAACCGCGAAAGCTATGAAATAATAGATCCTAAGGATGTAGGTATTGATGATAACGCCATTGTATTGACTGCAAGAAGCGGACGGGCTGCGTTGAAACACCGGTTAAATTTATTGGGTGTAGACCTTGAGCAGGAAAAGCTGGATAAGGTTTACGAAGAATTCCTTAAGCTGGCCGACCGGAAGAAAGATATTAACGACGACGATGTGTTGATGCTTGCAGGGAAAGACCGTGTAGCTATGCATCGAATTAAACTTGAATACCTTCAGGTTACCTCTGGTGTAGGAGTTCAGGCTGTTGCAAGTGTTTGTCTGAATATTGCGGGCGAGAAATTTGAAGCTGCCGCATCAGGTAATGGTCCTGTTGATGCTGCCATTAAAGCGGTGAAATCAATTATTCATCGTACAATGACAATTCAGGAATTCCTTATTCAGGCAATTAATAAAGGAAGCGATGATGTAGGTAAAGTTCATATGCAGGTTGAATATGACGGAAATAATTATTATGGTTTTTCGGCCAATACGGATATTATAGCTGCTTCCGTTGAGGCGTTTATAGATGCGATTAATAAATTTGTAAAATAA
- the leuC gene encoding 3-isopropylmalate dehydratase large subunit yields MKTLFEKIWDKHVVDTLADGTIQLYIDRHFCHEVTSPQAFGGLRARGLKVFRPEQTLCMPDHNVPTLKQEFPIEDPISKNQVDTLANNAKEFGITYYGIGNNKNGIIHVVGPENGYTQPGMTIVCGDSHTSTHGAMGAIAFGIGTSEVEMTLATQCIFQRKPKTMRITVDGKLKAGVTAKDIALYIISKMTTGGATGYFVEYAGEAIRSTSMEERLTICNLSIEMGARGGMVAPDQTTFDYLEGREFAPKGEEWDKALAYWKTLYSEADAVFDKEVLFHAEDIELMVTYGTNPGMGMGISGIIPALDSVDEASRVSYKKALDYMGFEAGKPIQGKQIDYVFLGSCTNGRIEDFRMFTNFVKGRKKADHVTAWLVPGSWNVARQIKEEGLDVILKEAGFELRQPGCSACLAMNEDKVPAGKYAVSTSNRNFEGRQGPGARTILAGPLVAAAAAVTGKITDPRTL; encoded by the coding sequence ATGAAGACTCTTTTTGAAAAAATATGGGACAAACATGTGGTGGACACCTTAGCGGATGGGACCATACAATTGTATATTGATCGTCACTTCTGCCATGAAGTAACCAGTCCTCAGGCGTTTGGAGGGTTAAGAGCCCGCGGTCTAAAGGTGTTCCGTCCGGAACAGACGCTTTGTATGCCCGACCATAATGTACCTACCTTGAAGCAGGAGTTTCCCATTGAAGATCCGATCTCAAAAAACCAGGTGGATACTCTTGCTAATAACGCTAAGGAATTTGGTATTACCTATTATGGTATCGGCAATAATAAAAATGGAATTATCCATGTGGTAGGGCCGGAAAACGGATACACGCAACCAGGCATGACTATCGTTTGCGGAGACTCTCATACTTCTACGCATGGTGCCATGGGTGCTATTGCTTTTGGTATTGGTACAAGTGAAGTTGAAATGACTCTGGCAACGCAGTGTATTTTCCAGCGGAAACCCAAAACGATGCGTATTACGGTCGATGGAAAACTTAAAGCGGGTGTAACAGCCAAGGATATTGCTTTATATATCATCTCAAAGATGACAACCGGTGGTGCAACGGGGTATTTTGTTGAATATGCCGGTGAAGCAATTCGTTCTACGTCCATGGAAGAACGTCTTACAATCTGTAACTTAAGTATAGAAATGGGTGCTCGCGGAGGTATGGTTGCTCCGGATCAGACAACATTCGATTACCTAGAGGGTCGCGAGTTTGCTCCTAAAGGGGAGGAGTGGGATAAGGCTTTGGCTTACTGGAAAACATTGTATAGTGAAGCAGATGCTGTATTCGATAAGGAAGTGCTTTTCCATGCAGAAGATATTGAGCTGATGGTTACCTATGGTACCAATCCAGGTATGGGTATGGGTATCAGCGGAATTATTCCTGCGTTGGACAGTGTTGACGAAGCGAGTCGCGTGTCGTACAAAAAGGCGCTCGACTATATGGGATTCGAGGCCGGTAAGCCTATTCAGGGAAAGCAGATCGATTATGTGTTTCTTGGTAGCTGTACCAATGGACGTATCGAAGACTTCCGGATGTTTACCAATTTTGTAAAGGGGCGTAAAAAGGCCGATCATGTAACTGCTTGGTTGGTTCCCGGGTCATGGAATGTTGCTCGTCAGATTAAAGAAGAAGGTTTGGATGTTATTCTGAAGGAAGCAGGTTTTGAATTACGTCAACCTGGTTGTTCTGCTTGTCTGGCGATGAATGAAGACAAGGTGCCTGCTGGTAAATATGCCGTAAGTACAAGCAACCGTAATTTTGAAGGCCGTCAGGGTCCTGGTGCACGTACCATTCTTGCAGGGCCGCTTGTTGCTGCCGCAGCTGCGGTTACCGGAAAAATAACAGATCCACGAACACTATAA
- the leuD gene encoding 3-isopropylmalate dehydratase small subunit, with protein MEKFVTLTSTVVPLPIENVDTDQIIPARFLKATTREGFGDNLFRDWRYDKENNPVPSFVLNQNTYSGEILVAGKNFGSGSSREHAAWAIAGYGFRVVVSSFFADIFKGNSLNNGLLPVVVSPEFLAEIFASVTTDPKATLTVDLQNQKITNNATGKSENFDINAYKKDCLLNGLDDIDYLLSNKAKIEAYESARK; from the coding sequence ATGGAAAAATTCGTAACATTAACATCAACGGTAGTTCCTCTTCCAATCGAAAATGTGGATACCGATCAAATTATACCTGCCCGTTTCTTAAAAGCTACAACCCGCGAAGGGTTTGGAGATAACCTTTTCCGCGACTGGCGGTACGACAAAGAGAATAATCCGGTTCCTTCGTTTGTTTTAAACCAGAACACCTATTCCGGTGAGATACTGGTGGCTGGTAAAAACTTTGGTAGTGGTTCGAGCCGCGAACACGCAGCCTGGGCTATTGCCGGATACGGATTTCGAGTGGTTGTAAGCAGTTTCTTTGCCGATATATTTAAAGGAAACTCTTTGAATAATGGATTGCTTCCTGTAGTTGTATCTCCCGAATTTCTTGCCGAAATCTTTGCATCGGTTACAACCGATCCCAAAGCTACGCTTACGGTGGATTTACAAAATCAAAAAATTACAAACAATGCCACCGGCAAGAGTGAGAACTTTGATATCAATGCCTATAAGAAAGACTGCTTGTTGAATGGACTGGACGACATCGATTATTTGTTGTCCAACAAAGCAAAAATAGAGGCTTATGAGTCAGCCAGAAAATAA
- a CDS encoding alpha-isopropylmalate synthase regulatory domain-containing protein: MDTTLRDGEQTSGVSFSAHEKLSIARQLLTDLGVNRIEIASARVSEGEYDAVKLTVRWAERAGYLSKLEVLGFVDGETSLNWIQSAGCKVMNLLCKGSYKHVTEQLRKTPEQHIAEITEVVCKAQKMGIEVNVYLEDWSNGMISSPEYVFKLMDNLCTLPIRRFMLPDTLGILNPKNTYTFCKEMVSRWPALHFDFHGHNDYDLAVANVYSAIQAGVRGVHTTVNGLGERAGNPPLSSVLAVIHDQLKLKTTLNENKIYQVSKLVETYSGIHISTNNPIIGEHVFTQCAGIHADGDAKNNLYFNDLLPERFGRTREYALGKTSGKANIRKNLEALGIEMDEESMRKVTERIIELGDKKEMVTQEDLPYIITDVLRHDAIENKVKLLNYSLSLTQGLKPVATLKIEIEGKAYEETASGDGQYDAFVRALRKIYKSLAKPFPMLTNYSVSIPPGGRTDAFVQTVISWNHEGADFKTRGLDADQTEAAIKATVKMLNKIA; the protein is encoded by the coding sequence ATGGATACGACCCTGAGGGATGGCGAACAAACCTCAGGCGTATCTTTCTCTGCTCACGAAAAATTAAGTATTGCCCGTCAGCTTCTTACGGACCTTGGTGTAAACCGTATCGAAATTGCTTCCGCAAGGGTGTCGGAGGGTGAGTATGATGCGGTTAAGCTTACTGTACGGTGGGCCGAACGTGCCGGATACCTTTCCAAGCTGGAAGTACTCGGATTTGTTGATGGCGAGACTTCACTGAATTGGATTCAATCGGCTGGCTGCAAGGTGATGAACTTGTTGTGTAAGGGTTCTTATAAACATGTAACAGAACAATTACGCAAAACGCCTGAGCAACACATCGCCGAGATTACGGAGGTAGTTTGTAAGGCACAAAAAATGGGAATTGAGGTGAATGTTTACCTCGAGGACTGGTCCAATGGGATGATCAGCTCTCCGGAGTACGTCTTTAAACTGATGGATAATCTCTGCACCCTGCCTATCCGGCGGTTTATGCTTCCCGATACCCTTGGTATTCTGAATCCGAAAAATACCTATACTTTTTGCAAGGAGATGGTATCGCGCTGGCCCGCACTTCATTTCGATTTTCATGGGCACAATGATTATGATCTGGCTGTGGCTAATGTTTATTCGGCTATTCAAGCGGGAGTTCGTGGTGTTCATACGACGGTGAATGGTTTGGGCGAACGTGCCGGCAATCCTCCGTTGAGTAGTGTGCTGGCTGTTATTCACGATCAGCTTAAGCTAAAGACTACGCTGAATGAAAATAAGATATATCAGGTAAGCAAGTTGGTGGAAACCTATTCGGGTATCCACATTTCAACTAATAATCCGATTATCGGCGAACATGTATTTACGCAGTGTGCAGGTATTCATGCGGATGGAGATGCTAAAAATAATCTTTACTTCAATGATTTGCTTCCCGAGCGTTTTGGTCGTACGAGGGAGTATGCGTTGGGAAAAACATCTGGCAAAGCCAATATCCGGAAGAATCTGGAAGCCCTGGGCATCGAAATGGATGAAGAATCCATGCGTAAGGTTACAGAACGGATTATTGAATTGGGGGATAAGAAAGAGATGGTTACGCAAGAAGATCTTCCTTATATTATTACCGATGTGCTTCGTCACGATGCAATAGAAAACAAGGTGAAGTTGTTAAACTATTCACTATCTTTGACGCAAGGTCTGAAGCCTGTGGCTACGCTTAAAATAGAAATTGAAGGTAAAGCGTACGAAGAAACGGCTTCGGGAGACGGACAGTATGATGCTTTTGTTAGGGCGCTTCGCAAAATTTACAAATCGTTGGCTAAGCCCTTTCCGATGCTTACAAACTACTCCGTATCCATTCCTCCCGGCGGACGAACCGATGCTTTTGTGCAAACGGTTATCAGCTGGAATCATGAGGGTGCAGACTTTAAAACACGTGGACTGGATGCCGACCAGACTGAGGCTGCTATCAAGGCCACTGTTAAGATGCTTAATAAGATTGCATAA